GCAAAATGAATCGGTGAAATAATAGGGAAGGATCGTTGAAAATTTATTTACTGACTGGAAAATGTAGAAAAAGTAATAAATCAATAATGAAATTTTAGCGTAACCTGCTTATCATATTTTATATAATATCCGTAATAGCTTCATAAAAATACGGTATTTCGTAAAATTTATCTTGTGGTATTTTTCTTTAAGTGTTTGAGGTTGAGTGTTTCTACTGTTTTGGGTCATTTTTTGGCATTATGGTAATGAATTCAATTATTAATTTAAACTAAAATATATTGCAACAATGAGCACTTTAACATTAAAAGACGGAACAGAAATTTTCTACAAAGACCAAGGAGAAGGACCAGTATTAATGTTCCACCACGGATGGCCATTATCTTCCGATGATTGGGATGCACAGGTAATTTTCTTCTTACAGAAAGGATATAGAGTAATCGCTCACGACAGAAGAGGACACGGAAGATCTAGCCAAAATGTTTATGGTCATAATATCGAACAATATGCTTCTGACGCAGCGGAATTGGTAGAATTTCTTGATTTGAAAGATGTTATCCATATCGGTCACTCAACAGGAGGTGGAGAAGTAATTCGCTATGTAAACAAATATTCTAAAGGCAGAGCTAAAAAAGCAGTTTTAATCAGCGCAGTTCCGCCGATTATGGTAAAAAATGAAAGCAATCCTGATGGAGTTCCAATTGAAGTTTTCGACAATATCAGAGATCAGACGTTAAACAACAGACAGCAGTTTTATATTGATTTAACGATCCCTTTCTACGGATATAACAGAGAAGGAGCGGTAATTAAAGAAGGGGTACAGAGAAACTGGTGGAGACAGGGAATGATGGGTGGAATCGTGGCTCATTATGAAGGAATTAAAGCATTTTCTGAGACTGATTTTAGAGAAGATTTGCAAGCTGTTGAAATTCCTGTTTTATTGTTACACGGAGAGGACGACCAGATTGTTCCTATTGAAAATGCAGCCATCAAAGCCGCAAAATTATTGAAGAACGGAACATTGATTACATATCCAGGCTTCCCTCACGGAATGCCGACTACAGAGCATGAAACAATCAATAATGACATTCTGAAATTCATCACAGAATAATCATAATAATGTTAAGGAATGAATACGATGCAGCCAGCTTTTGATACGCTTACCGAAGCTGTTCAATGGCTTACTCAAAACGGATATACAGAAGATTTTAACCTTGAAAATGATTGCGTCAGGCTTAATAATTTTCTGGATGTATCTCCTGAAGATTTCAAAATAAAATATACGTTTCGTTTTGAAGGGGATACCGATCAGGGAGATGAAGATGTCGTCTACGGAATTGCTTCTGATAAATATTCCGTCAAAGGAATTCTCACCAGTGCCTACGGAATTTACGCTGATGAAACAAGCACAGAACTGATTAAAAAACTGTCTGTAAACTAATTGATTTTTTGATGAGAAAACCCTCGTCAGTTCGAGTGTTTTTCGAAATGAAATGAAGAAAAATGTATCGAGAACTTTAATTATAACAAAAACTTCTCGATACGATTTTTTCTCAAAAATCTACTCCAAGTGACGGAGCGGAGCTTATAAAGAAACTCAATCAAATCAAAAAATAAAAGGTTCAGAATTTTATCACAGATGAAATCCCTGCGCCTTAAAAACAAAACAATTTTAAAATCATTTTGCGATCAACCAACAAAGCCAATCAATTAAAATTAACAAACAACTAAAATAAATTTATGAAACCATCATCAAAACTACTTTCCCCGGAAAATCACGCTTTAGTATTAATCGATTTTGAAGGTCAGATGGCATTTGCCACGAAAAGTATCTCTATGAATGAACTGCGTAACAATGTTGCGGTAGTTTGTGGAGCCTCAAAAATCTTCAATGTTCCGACCATCGTTACAACGGTTGCTGAAGAAAGCTTTGCAGGCCCTGTTTTCCCGGAAATTGAAGAAGCATATCCAATGGCAACTTCGGGATATATCGACAGAACCAGCATGAACACTTGGGAAGATGAAGCGGCTTACAAAGCCATCACCGGAACTCAGAAACAAAAATTGGTTTTTG
The sequence above is a segment of the Chryseobacterium sp. MYb264 genome. Coding sequences within it:
- a CDS encoding alpha/beta fold hydrolase, producing MSTLTLKDGTEIFYKDQGEGPVLMFHHGWPLSSDDWDAQVIFFLQKGYRVIAHDRRGHGRSSQNVYGHNIEQYASDAAELVEFLDLKDVIHIGHSTGGGEVIRYVNKYSKGRAKKAVLISAVPPIMVKNESNPDGVPIEVFDNIRDQTLNNRQQFYIDLTIPFYGYNREGAVIKEGVQRNWWRQGMMGGIVAHYEGIKAFSETDFREDLQAVEIPVLLLHGEDDQIVPIENAAIKAAKLLKNGTLITYPGFPHGMPTTEHETINNDILKFITE
- a CDS encoding phosphoribosylpyrophosphate synthetase; translated protein: MNTMQPAFDTLTEAVQWLTQNGYTEDFNLENDCVRLNNFLDVSPEDFKIKYTFRFEGDTDQGDEDVVYGIASDKYSVKGILTSAYGIYADETSTELIKKLSVN
- a CDS encoding hydrolase, giving the protein MKPSSKLLSPENHALVLIDFEGQMAFATKSISMNELRNNVAVVCGASKIFNVPTIVTTVAEESFAGPVFPEIEEAYPMATSGYIDRTSMNTWEDEAAYKAITGTQKQKLVFAGLWTGVCIVGPALSALEEGYDVYVITDACGDITDEAHERAVQRMIHAGVKPVTSVQYALELQRDWARQETYVAVTDLMKKYGGSYGLGVHYAHNMLKH